In Pyxicephalus adspersus chromosome 12, UCB_Pads_2.0, whole genome shotgun sequence, a genomic segment contains:
- the POMT2 gene encoding protein O-mannosyl-transferase 2 yields MYRWWVPPVVGGRYFVVGCIMLSDLFLSQFCAFLGSWLPPLAFLIVLQLSRSLSAALLAAILILLDTGCITLSQYILLDPILMFFIMTAMLSMVKFNACSNRPFSALWWMWLVLTGVSLAGAMGVKFVGLFVVILVGLNTVSDLWRLLGDLSLTLAVILRHLAARIICLIVLPLALYALTFAVHFTVLNKSGPGDGFFSSAFQSRLDGNNLHNASMPEHLAYGSVITLKNLRTASGYLHSHWHLYPEGVGARQQQVTTYSHKDQNNFWIIKKQDSDYDPAAPLEFVHHGDIIRLQHKTTGRNLHSHQREAPLTKKHLQVTAYGTNGIGDTNDFWRIEVSGGQSPVKVLRSQIRLLHLSSGCILGSSGKTLPKWGWEQGEVTCSPYLRENPNTMWNVEDHENPRLPNISVSILKPSFLEILMESHVVMVRANSGLKPKEHEMTSKPWHWPINFQGLRFSGVNATDTRVYLLGNPVIWWLNLVCLGLYAILAVCAAFSFQRGLSMSEPLIECYTLLLDGGAPLLLGWLLHYCPFYFMGRVLYYHHYFPALLFSCMLTALTLSVLLKLVAHFLCRSRPCSIYSSGMTLLVLVLLYSFYLFHPLAYGMEGPLADEQDSLMSGLRWLDTWEF; encoded by the exons ATGTATAGATGGTGGGTCCCCCCCGTAGTAGGAGGTAGGTACTTTGTGGTGGGGTGTATTATGTTAAGTGACTTGTTTCTGTCTCAGTTCTGCGCCTTTCTAGGTTCCTGGCTCCCTCCGCTCGCCTTCCTCATCGTCCTTCAGCTCTCCAGGTCGTTGTCGGCGGCCCTGCTGGCTGCAATTCTTATTTTGCTCG ACACCGGCTGCATCACCCTGTCCCAGTACATCCTGCTGGATCCCATCCTGATGTTCTTCATCATGACCGCCATGCTCAGTATGGTCAAGTTTAACGCTTGTTCAAACAG GCCGTTCAGCGCCCTCTGGTGGATGTGGCTGGTACTGACTGGTGTGAGTCTGGCTGGAGCAATGGGTGTGAAATTTGTTGGTCTTTTTGTGGTCATCCTTGTTGGTCTGAATACAGTGAGCGACCTGTGGAGGCTGCTAGGAGATCTCAGCCTGACGCTG GCTGTTATCCTGCGCCACCTGGCTGCTCGCATTATCTGTCTTATTGTCCTGCCGCTTGCTCTGTATGCTCTCACCTTTGCCGTACATTTCACCGTTCTTAATAAAAG TGGTCCTGGTGATGGTTTCTTCAGCTCCGCCTTCCAGTCCCGTCTAGATGGAAACAACTTGCACAACGCCTCTATGCCAGAGC ATTTGGCATATGGTTCGGTTATTACACTGAAGAACTTGCGTACCGCTTCTGGATATCTGCACTCACACTGGCACCTGTACCCAGAGGGTGTGGGAGCCcgccagcagcag GTCACTACATATTCACACAAAGACCAGAACAACTTTTGGATCATAAAGAAACAGGACTCTGattatg ACCCTGCAGCTCCTCTAGAATTTGTGCATCATGGGGACATCATCCGTCTACAACACAAAAC gACAGGCCGCAACCTGCACAGTCACCAGCGTGAGGCGCCACTCACTAAGAAACACCTGCAAGTTACAGCTTATGGAACG AATGGCATCGGAGACACCAATGATTTCTGGAGAATTGAGGTGTCTGGAGGGCAGAGCCCAGTAAAAGTTCTGCGCAGTCAGATCCGACTTTTGCACCTATCATCGGGCTGCATTCTTGGCTCCTCAGGGAAGACCCTTCCTAAGTG GGGATGGGAGCAGGGGGAGGTGACGTGCAGTCCTTATTTACGAGAGAACCCTAACACCATGTGGAATGTGGAGGACCATGAGAACCCGCGAC TGCCAAATATCAGTGTTTCCATTCTGAAGCCGTCATTCCTAGAGATCCTAATGGAATCGCACGTTGTCATGGTGCGG GCAAACAGCGGCCTAAAACCCAAAGAACATGAGATGACATCCAAGCCTTGGCACTGGCCAATCAACTTTCAG GGTCTCCGATTCTCTGGAGTTAATGCCACAGACACACGCGTTTATCTCCTGGGGAATCCG GTAATTTGGTGGCTCAATCTGGTCTGTCTGGGTCTGTATGCCATCCTGGCAGTCTGTGCTGCCTTCTCCTTCCAGCGCGGCCTCTCCATGTCTGAGCCTTTGATAG AGTGTTACACCTTGCTCCTTGACGGTGGGGCACCACTGCTGCTGGGGTGGCTGCTGCATTATTGTCCCTTCTACTTCATGGGTCGAGTGCTCTACTACCACCACTACTTCCCTGCCCTGCTCTTCTCCTGCATGTTAACTG CACTGACACTCTCGGTTTTGTTGAAGCTCGTGGCTCACTTCTTGTGTCGGTCTCGCCCATGCTCTATATATTCATCTGGGATGACTCTGCTGGTCCTTGTTCTACTATATAG CTTTTACCTCTTTCACCCCCTGGCGTATGGCATGGAGGGTCCCCTGGCAGACGAGCAGGACAGCCTAATGTCAGGACTGCGCTGGTTGGATACCTGGGAGTTCTAG
- the GSTZ1 gene encoding maleylacetoacetate isomerase isoform X2 yields the protein MAALGKPLLFGYFRSSCTWRVRIALALKGIEYDHHIINLIKDGGQQLTDEYQQVNPMMQVPALRIDGVTLSQSLAIIEYLEETRPSPALLPRDPIQRARCRMISDHITSGIQPLQNLAVLKKVGDESQEWAKHFISRGFQALERLLEDTAGRYCVGDEVTMADLCLVPQVANANRFKMDMTPYPIISRINQSLLELEAFQISHPSRQPDTPAELRA from the exons ATGGCAGCATTGGGGAAG CCTCTTTTGTTCGGATATTTCCGCAGCTCCTGCACATGGAGAGTTCGGATCG CTCTGGCCCTGAAAGGTATCGAGTACGACCATCATATCATCAACCTCATCAAAGATGGCGGCCAACAG CTGACTGATGAATACCAGCAGGTGAATCCTATGATGCAGGTCCCAGCATTGAGGATCGATGGTGTCACCCTGAGCCAATCA CTGGCAATTATTGAATACCTGGAAGAGACCCGACCCAGCCCAGCTCTGCTCCCACGAGACCCCATCCAGAGAGCACGCTGCCGCATGATCAGTGACCACATCACCTCTGGGATCCAaccgctgcag AACCTGGCTGTCCTGAAGAAAGTGGGGGACGAGAGCCAAGAATGGGCCAAACATTTCATCAGCCGCGGCTTCCAAG CTCTGGAGAGGCTCCTGGAGGATACAGCTGGCCGGTACTGTGTGGGGGACGAG GTGACGATGGCTGATCTCTGTCTTGTCCCTCAGGTGGCCAATGCCAACAG GTTTAAGATGGACATGACCCCATATCCCATAATCTCCAGAATCAACCAATCTCTGCTGGAGTTGGAGGCCTTTCAGATCAGCCACCCATCCCGGCAGCCTGATACCCCTGCAGAGCTCAGAGCCTAA
- the GSTZ1 gene encoding maleylacetoacetate isomerase isoform X1, with protein sequence MASMEKPLLFGYFRSSCTWRVRIALALKGIEYDHHIINLIKDGGQQLTDEYQQVNPMMQVPALRIDGVTLSQSLAIIEYLEETRPSPALLPRDPIQRARCRMISDHITSGIQPLQNLAVLKKVGDESQEWAKHFISRGFQALERLLEDTAGRYCVGDEVTMADLCLVPQVANANRFKMDMTPYPIISRINQSLLELEAFQISHPSRQPDTPAELRA encoded by the exons ATGGCGTCCATGGAGAAG CCTCTTTTGTTCGGATATTTCCGCAGCTCCTGCACATGGAGAGTTCGGATCG CTCTGGCCCTGAAAGGTATCGAGTACGACCATCATATCATCAACCTCATCAAAGATGGCGGCCAACAG CTGACTGATGAATACCAGCAGGTGAATCCTATGATGCAGGTCCCAGCATTGAGGATCGATGGTGTCACCCTGAGCCAATCA CTGGCAATTATTGAATACCTGGAAGAGACCCGACCCAGCCCAGCTCTGCTCCCACGAGACCCCATCCAGAGAGCACGCTGCCGCATGATCAGTGACCACATCACCTCTGGGATCCAaccgctgcag AACCTGGCTGTCCTGAAGAAAGTGGGGGACGAGAGCCAAGAATGGGCCAAACATTTCATCAGCCGCGGCTTCCAAG CTCTGGAGAGGCTCCTGGAGGATACAGCTGGCCGGTACTGTGTGGGGGACGAG GTGACGATGGCTGATCTCTGTCTTGTCCCTCAGGTGGCCAATGCCAACAG GTTTAAGATGGACATGACCCCATATCCCATAATCTCCAGAATCAACCAATCTCTGCTGGAGTTGGAGGCCTTTCAGATCAGCCACCCATCCCGGCAGCCTGATACCCCTGCAGAGCTCAGAGCCTAA
- the LOC140342275 gene encoding uncharacterized protein, with protein MGRVEFFAVWALQEAPRQLVSKGGRMMFQLPLPLPLPKQLVIFSLGDWSSYTSDTLVCAQLIAGSAQPQHIGTLSAQCRSLVWEEDWSLEIVMDCVKLAAQGVPAKLTLTVTGKVMKGFGFSSSTPARRRLSTGPPTSPLLSESTIAHVRHLEANIEDKVLVSEVTPLPPGAILKDSPPLKKATIQEGAMGVQEPSRRVVAWPRNPRRLRFGSKACEDGGIGTVCPSARWCHSVCLCDPETAILIGGEGANEKPCQDSLWKLEIDSDFWFQMDNCLGTSPQCSRGHTATFDPETKKLFVYGGMWESRWLSNVYALDTVEWKWTLLIAVGKVPTLSYHSATMHQRELYVFGGLCPQVGTEAGSCTNALYIFNPEYKIWYQPIVEGQRPVPRYGHSATLLGNRLLIFGGRRSPNPVYLNDLYILDLGYMEFTTVSFSPSAERPSPRCFHAAMRVTDCKLLVHGGCSASGALRDAFIFNLDKMSWSSIKFGVSTQLPRAGHSLLNLTSSHLTDSDKEKRGGRGQCRVLIIGGADGCGNFYSDTPKFQLDLSI; from the exons ATGGGTCGGGTGGAGTTTTTTGCAGTTTGGGCTCTGCAGGAGGCACCGAGGCAACTGGTCAG TAAGGGGGGGCGGATGATGTTCCAGCTGCCATTGCCCCTACCCCTCCCCAAACAGCTGGTCATCTTCAGCCTCGGGGATTGGAGCTCCTACACCAGTGACACCCTCGTGTGTGCCCAGCTAATTGCCGGCTCTGCCCAGCCTCAGCACATTGGGACCCTCTCCGCACAATGCCG atctcTAGTGTGGGAGGAAGATTGGAGCCTGGAGATTGTCATGGACTGCGTGAAATTGGCAGCTCAGGGAGTTCCGGCCAAACTGACCCTCACCGTCACCGGGAAG GTGATGAAAGGTTTTGGATTCAGCAGCAGCACCCCGGCCCGGAGGAGACTTAGCACCGGACCCCCCACCAGCCCCCTGTTATCAGAGAGCACAATTGCCCATGTAAGGCACCTGGAGGCAAACATTGAG GACAAAGTTCTTGTGTCTGAGGTCACCCCGCTGCCCCCCGGTGCCATCCTGAAAGACTCACCACCTTTAAAGAAGGCCACCATTCAGGAGGGAGCCATGGGTGTTCAGGAGCCATCTAGGAGGGTGGTGGCCTGGCCTAGGAACCCCAGAAGGCTGCGCTTTGGGAGCAAAGCCTGCGAAGATGGAGGCATCGGGACAG TTTGCCCCTCAGCACGATGGTGCCATAGTGTTTGCCTATGTGACCCAGAAACAGCCATTCTGATTGGAGGAGAAGGAGCCAATGAGAAGCCATGCCAGGATTCACTATGGAAGCTGGAAATCG ACAGCGACTTTTGGTTTCAGATGGATAACTGCCTTGGCACTTCCCCCCAGTGCTCCCGGGGCCACACTGCCACCTTTGACCCCGAGACCAAGAAGCTGTTTGTGTATGGTGGGATGTGGGAGAGCCGCTGGCTCAGCAATGTGTATGCGCTGGACACCGTGGAGTGGAAGTGGACGCTGCTGATT GCAGTGGGGAAGGTGCCAACCCTCAGCTATCACAGCGCCACCATGCACCAGAGGGAGCTCTACGTGTTTGGCGGTCTGTGCCCACAGGTGGGAACCGAAGCTGGGAGCTGCACCAATGCACTTTATATCTTCAACCCAGAATACAAGATCTGGTACCAACCAATCGTGGAGGGGCAGCGTCCAGTGCCCAGATACGG TCACAGTGCGACTCTCTTGGGAAATCGGTTATTAATATTTGGCGGTCGGCGATCTCCGAATCCGGTCTATCTGAACGATTTATACATCTTGGATCTGG GTTACATGGAGTTTACAACTGTGTCATTCTCCCCCTCAGCAGAGAGGCCTTCTCCACGTTG TTTCCATGCAGCCATGCGGGTGacagattgcaagctcttggtTCATGGAGGCTGCTCTGCATCTGGAGCCCTGAGAGATGCATTTATCTTTAATCTGG ATAAGATGTCATGGAGCTCCATCAAGTTTGGGGTGAGTACCCAGCTTCCACGGGCAGGCCATTCCTTACTGAACCTCACCTCTTCCCACCTGACTGACTCTGACAAAGAGAAGCGTGGAGGGCGAGGCCAATGCAGAGTCCTCATTATTGGTGGAGCTGATGGCTGCGGCAACTTCTATAGTGACACGCCAAAGTTTCAGCTGGATCTGAGCATTTGA